CCATCTCTGCGCCCTGGGACTCCGGCAAGACGTTCGCGGTCGGCAATCCCGGCGGCGAAGGCGGCGGCTATTACGGCCACTGCTGCTGGGACAGCAATGGCAACTACAACGCCACCGACTACTATGCCGTCGACATCAACGGCCCTGGCGGCGGCAATGCCGACTGCGGCGAGAACGTCCGAGCCACCAACACCGGCATTGTTAGTGCCGTGGGTACTTACTCGCCTGGTGGCATCAGCTACATCCGCATCGACCACGGTTCCATTGCGGCGGGCTACATCAGCGAGTATCAGCACGTCACCGATCGAGTGGCGGTCGGTACTGTAGTGTCGCGCGGCGACATCATCGCCAAGTTCGGCAACGTCGGTACCACTTTCTGTCACCTGCACTTCGTGGTGAGGCATAGCGGTACGTCCGTGGCGCCCAGCCCAATGTCTGGCACCGGCCTGCCGGCTTCGGGTGGCGCCTACGTCACCAGTGACAACTCTTCGACGCCAAACGCCACCCCGCGTATCGCCACCCTGGATGCCGGCGGCAACCTCAGCGTCAAAGAAGGCTCCCTCGGCGCGACGTGGACGCCGGTGGCTAGCGGGGTGAGTCAATTTCAACTCTCCCCCAATCGCATCGCAATCCTCGATGGCGGTGGCAACCTCAGCGTCAAGGAGGGGCCACTGAACGCCCCGTGGACCACCATCGGCACGGGCGTTACGGGCTTTCACGTCACCGACAACCGGATCGGTGCCCTCTTCGGGAACACTCTCGCCATCAAGGAGGGGCCGCTCGGCGCCACCTGGACAACGGTCTCTACCGGTGTCACCGACTTCGACCTCTCCCCCAACCGCATTGCCGTCCTCGACAGCAGCGGAGGTCTCAGCGTCAAGGAAGGGCCCATCGGCGCTACCTGGACATCCGTCGCGAGCGGTGTCGGTGTCGGCAAATTCCATGTCACAGACACTCGCGTTGGCGTGCTCTGGGGCACCGACCTCAACATCAAGGATGGGTCCCTGGGCGCCGGCTGGAGCGTGGTTATCAATCCCACCGCCGACTTCCGGCTCTCGTCCAACCGCATCATGGCTAGGCAGAGCGACGGTACGCTGTATGTCAAGGAAGGCGCAATCGGCTCAAGCTGGACGCTCGTATCTGGCGGCGCCGACGGATTCGCCGTCTCTGACACGCGCGTTGAGGTCTGGGGCGGCGGAAACCTGTACGTCAAGGACGGGTCCATCGGCGCCACCTGGGCTCTCGTAACCACCGGTTCTGTCGCCGGCGGCCTGTCTCAGTAACGACACGAGCGGTGTCGCTCACTAGCCCCTAGCGGGAAGGCCCCTGGCCTCGCGCCGGGGGTTCTTCTCGTTTATCCCGGAGGCGAACGTCCCGGCCGCTGCTCACGCTGGCTGCCTCAGCCCAATCTCAGTCCCCGCGCGCTAGAGTAGGCGTGTATAGTAGAATAGATCCATTCCCATCCGTGAGTGCTAAGGAGTCCCCATGAAACATCTGCTCGCTTATCTCGATCCCGGCGCCGGGAGCATGCTCATCCAGTCGATTATCGGCGGCGTGCTCGGCCTAGCCTACGCCGGCCGCAAAACCCTCCACCGGGTCATCGGCGCGTTACGCAAAAAAGACAGCACCGAGAAATCGTGATCGAGCGCAGTTGCAGGCGCGGGCTATGAAGCACGCCGCCTCCTTTCGCGATCCCGCCGGCTTTGTGTTTGAGCATCGCGGCCGGCTGCTGCGGCAGGTCAATGCCGCCGGCGTCGCCGACTACGATTCGCTGATGCAAAGCGGCCTCTACGAGCAGCTCACCGGCCAGCACCTGCTCATCCCGCACCGCGAAGTCGAGATCGAAGGCCTACCGCCCGACGCCGACCGCCGCCTCGTCATCGAGCCCGACCGCGTCCGCACCATCTCGTACCCGTACGAATGGGGCTTTTCGCAGCTCCAAGACGCCGCGCTCACCACTCTGGCCGTCCAAGCCGAGGCGCTGCGGCATGGCCTCACGCTCAAAGACGCCAGCGCCTACAACATTCAATTCCACGAGGGGCGGCCGCTGCTCATCGACACCCTGTCATTTGAAAAATACACCCCCTCCAGCCCCTGGGCGGCGTATCGGCAATTTTGCCAACATTTCTTGGCACCGCTAGCACTCATGTCGCAGGTCGATGTCGATCTGGGCAAACTGCTCCTGGTGCACCTCGACGGCGTGCCGCTGCCGCTGGCCGCCAAGCTGTTGCCCCGCCGTGCGCGCCTGTCGCCGGGGCTGGCCATGCACCTGTTTTTGCACGCCCGCGCCCAATCTCGCACCCCGCAGGCCGCGTCGGCTGCCGGTCCGGGCAGCCATCGGCGGCTCAGCCAATCCGGCCTCGAAGGCCTCGTCGACAGCCTCACGCGCACCGTCCGCGGCCTCAGGTGGCGCGGCGGCAAAACCGAATGGGGCGATTACTACAACGCCACCAATTACAGCGCCACCGCCTTCGAGCACAAGCAGGCAGTGGTAGCCAGCTTCCTCGACGAAGTGCGGCCGCAAACCGTCTGGGACCTCGGCGCCAACACCGGCCAATTCAGCCGCCTGGCCGGCGACCGCGGCATCCATACCGTCAGCTTCGACATCGATCCCGTCGCCGTCGAGGCCAACTACCGCCTGGTGCGCGACCGCCGCGAGCCCAACATCCTGCCGCTGCTGCTCGACCTCACCAATCCCAGCCCCGCCATCGGCTGGGCCAACGCCGAGCGCAGCTCGCTGGCCCAGCGCGGTCGCGCCGATCTCGTGATGGCCCTCGCGCTCGTGCACCATCTGGCCATCTCCAACAACCTCCCGCTCGCCTCTATCGCCGCCTACTTCGCCGCCCTGGGCCGGCACCTCGTAGTCGAATTCATCCCCAAATCCGACTCCAAGGTTCAAATTTTGCTCGCCACCCGCCCCGACATTTTCCCGGATTACACCATGGCCGGCTTCGAGCGGGCGTTTGCGCAGCATTTCCAGATCGTAAAAAAGCTGCCGGTGAAAAACTCCGAACGCACCCTTTACCTCATGGAAAATCTCATGGAAAAAGCCTAACGCTCCGCCAGCAGTCCCCGCAGGTACTTGCCATACCCGCTCTTAAGTAGCTTGCCGGCTAGCGCGTCGAGGTGTTCGTCGGTAATATAGCCCTCTTGCCACGCCACCTCTTCCACGCAGCCCACCTTGAGCGCCTGCCGTTCCTCTACCACTTGCACAAATTGGCTGGCCTGCATCATAGACGCAAACGTGCCGGTATCGAGCCAGGCCGTGCCGCGGTCGAGCACGCCCACGCTCAGCTTGCCACGCTTGAGGTACTGATTGTTCACCTCGGTGATTTCCAGCTCACCCCGGTCGCTTGGTTTGATGTGCTTGGCGATGTCCACCACCTCGTTATCGTAAAAATACAGCCCCGGCACCGCGTAATTGCTCTTGGGCTTATCCGGCTTTTCCTCGATGCTCACCGCCTTCATGTGCGCGTCAAACTCCACTACACCGTAGCGCTCTGGGTCGGCTACGTGGTAGGCGAAAATCACCCCGCCGTCCGGATCAGTATGATCTTTGAGCTTCGAGCCCAAATCCGATCCGTAGAAGATATTGTCACCCAAGATCAACGCCACCTTGTCGTCGCCAATGAAGTCGTCGCCAATGATAAACGCCTGCGCCAGTCCCTCTGGCCGCGGCTGGATTTTGTACGTAAAGTTGCACCCGATCTGCTCGCCGCTGCCCAGCAACCGCTCAAATCCAGGCATATCCTGCTCAGTCGAGATGATCAAAATATCCCGGATCCCCGCCATCATCAAAGTCGACAGAGGATAGTAAATCATCGGCTTGTCGTAGATCGGCATCAATTGCTTCGAAATGCCCTGCGTAATGGGGTAGAGGCGCGTGCCCGAGCCACCCGCTAAAATAATTCCCTTCATGATGATTTCACTTCCTTCCCTTGTTCGCGCTTGATGTAATCATGCAGTTCTTCGCGCCAGTCCGGCAATTTCACCCCAGCCGACTTAATCTTAGCCAAGTCGTAGTCGCCCTTGAGCGGTCGCGGCGCCGAGGTCGGCTTGTCTTTGAAGTATTCCGGCGTTGTGATGTCTGTGACGCTCAAATCGTCGCGTCCGAGCTCGCGAAAGATTGCCCGCGTCACCTCGGCCCAGGATACCACGTCGCCATCGTCCGACACATGATAGATACCATAATCAGCCCGCTTTTTCAGCAACACTTCGATCGCATCCACCAAGGTACTCGAAAACGTCAGGCGGCCCACTTGGTCGCCCACTACTCGCGGCGAAATGTTCTTGGCGGCCAGCCCCATCATGGTCTTCACGAAATTCGGCCCATCGCCCACCAGCCACATGGTCCGCACGATGTAATGCTTGGGCGCCACCCGGACGGCCATGTCGCCCGCCGCCTTCGTTTGGGCATAGACTCCCAGTGGCGCCACGCCCTCATCCTCGCGGTGGGCCGACTGCGAGCCGTCGTAAACCGTCTCACTTGATACGTGCACCACAGTCAGATCCCGCTCCACCGCCACCCGCGCCAGATTGGCCACGGCCGCAGCATTAATCGCCCAGGCCGTGCGCCGCCCCTCGGGCGTCTCGGCGCCGTCCACGTTGGTGTAGGCCGCCGCGTTGAGCAGATACTTGATCCCGCTCCAGTCAAACGCCTCCAGCGCCTGCACGCTCGTAATGTCGAGCCCGTCGCGGTCCACTGCTCGAGCGCCCGGAAACCGCTCCGCCAGCGCCTTCCCCAGCTGCCCGTACGCGCCCACAATCAAAATCTCAGAATCATTCATGCTCATACCTCCATCGGCGTCACGGCCGAAAGCAAAGGGTGTGCCTTGTCTTTATCCGACACAATTGCCTGATCCGCCCCGAGCGGCCAGGCAATGCCCAGCGCCGGATCAAACGCGTTCACCATGGTATATTCGGCCTCCGGCGACCAATGCGCGTCCACCAGATATGTGTACGTTACGTTCGGCTCCAGCGTTTGGTAGCCATTCGCCACCCCTTGCGGCACAAATACCGCCTTCGCGGGCGTGATCTCCAGGGTGTGCGTCCGGCCAAACCCCGGTCCTTTGCGCAGGTCGACCCACGCGCCAAACACGCGTCCGCCGGCCACCGAAATAAACTTCACCCACGGTTCCGTATGCAGCCCGCGTGTCACCCCCGCCTCGCCGTTGAATGAAAAGTTGTTCTGCACTACCTCAAAGTGGGGGAGACCGAGTGCCTCCATCTTCTCGCGCTGATAATTTTCCTTAAACCATCCCCGGTCGTCGCGGTGCACCGCCAAATCAATCTCGAACAGCCCCGGAATCGCCGTCTCGCGCACTGCCAAGTCTGCCATCGCTACTGCCCCTGCCTGGCGTATTCAGCTTCCACCGCTGCCTTGCTGGGCTTCCACCAGGCCTCATTGTCGCGGTACCAGGCAATAGTGGCCTGGATGCCGCCGTCCCAGCCCAATTTCGGCTCCCAGCCCAGCTCCGTCCGCAGCTTGGTCCAGTCAATCGCGTACCGCCGGTCGTGCCCCGGCCGATCATTCACGCGCTCAAACCAATCCTCGGGCTTGCTCAGGTGCCGCAAAATCGTGCGCACCACTTCGTTGTTGTCTTTCTCGCCGTTGGCGCCGATCATATAGGTTTCGCCCTTGCGCCCCTTTTCGATGATCGTCAGCACCGCGTCGTTGTGGTCGTCCACGTGAATCCAGTCGCGCACATTCTTGCCGTCGCCGTAAATTTTGGGCTTAATGCCCGCAAGCACGTTCGTGATCTGCCGCGGAATAAATTTCTCAATGTGTTGATACGGTCCGTAATTGTTCGAGCAATTCGAAATCGTGGCATAAATCCCAAACGACCGCACCCACGCCCGCACCAGCAGGTCCGACCCAGCCTTGGTGCTCGAATACGGGCTTGAGGGGCTGTAAGGCGTCGTCTCGTTAAATTTTGCCGGATCGTCCAGCTCCAGATCCCCGCACACCTCATCGGTTGAAATGTGGTGCAATCGCTTGCCGTGTTTGCGCACCGCTTCCAGGATTGTGTAGGTTCCCACCAGATTGGTGTGTACAAACGGCTCCGGGTTCTTGAGCGAGTTGTCGTTGTGCGATTCGGCCGCGAAGTGCACCACGATATCGCACGCCGCCACCAGCTCATCCACCAGCCCAGCGTCACAAATATCGCCCTTCACGAACCGGATTTTATCGGCCACCGGAGCTAGGTTGGCCTGGTTGCCGGCGTAGGTGAGCGCGTCAAGAACAGTAATTTCGTGGTCGGGGCGGTTCCTTACCGTGTAATGGACAAAGTTCCCGCCAATGAACCCCGCCCCACCTGTCACAAGCATCTTCATGCCCAAAAGTATATCAGAAAATCGCATCATTGAAAAAGTCCAAAAAAGTGCTATAGTATACCGGCATTTCCGCCTTGGAATGCATCCGTCTGCCCCGCGGCTAGCCCGCCTGTCCATGTCAGGAGACACATGTCGCCCGAACCGCCCGCTCCGCAGGTGCGCGTCGTACTCGTTGCACTCCGCTGGGAAGGCAATCAGTGGCAAACACTGCTGCTACCCGGAGTCGATGAAGCCGAGTTCAGCCATCTCTCCGGCATCCTGCGGGAGGGGGAGCCCACGATCCACGTGCTCTCCGAGCAGAGGCTCACACTCCAGAACCCTCCCCTGTACGCGGGTACTTTCGGTACCTGGCGAGGCCCTGGCCGGCAGGTGTTTCACTGCGTGTTCGCGGCGGCGGCCACATCCGCCCGCGAGCCCAGCGTCGGCGTCTGGATGAACGCCAAGCCCAACCAGGTCACCGAGCTCACGCGCGCCATGACCACACTGGCCATCGGCGTCATCGCCAATCCTGACAGCGCCGGCTTCTGGCGTGAAGACGCTACGCACGGGACACCCTGTGCCCTCATCGAGCTCGGCCGACCGACCGACGGCGCCGGGTCTTAGCGCTCGGCACCCCCGCACCGCCCGCCCTCTTGAGGAGTCTTCATGGCACTCGACCGCACTCCGTCCGTGAACCTCGACAATATACCTCTCGATCAGCTGATCGAGGCCGCCAGGCGGCGCATCGCCGACAGCGGCCTGTCCGCCCCCGACTCCGCCGTCCAGTTTGCCCGCACCGTCGTGCCGATGCTGCGGGTCACGCTCGTGGTCCTGCGCCCGAGCTCCGACGGTGGGTTCGACATGCTGCTGACACCGCCGTGCGAAGCCGCCGACTACACCGTGACCGGCGGCTTCCTGGCGGAGG
This genomic interval from Candidatus Saccharimonadia bacterium contains the following:
- the rfbC gene encoding dTDP-4-dehydrorhamnose 3,5-epimerase, yielding MADLAVRETAIPGLFEIDLAVHRDDRGWFKENYQREKMEALGLPHFEVVQNNFSFNGEAGVTRGLHTEPWVKFISVAGGRVFGAWVDLRKGPGFGRTHTLEITPAKAVFVPQGVANGYQTLEPNVTYTYLVDAHWSPEAEYTMVNAFDPALGIAWPLGADQAIVSDKDKAHPLLSAVTPMEV
- the rfbB gene encoding dTDP-glucose 4,6-dehydratase — its product is MKMLVTGGAGFIGGNFVHYTVRNRPDHEITVLDALTYAGNQANLAPVADKIRFVKGDICDAGLVDELVAACDIVVHFAAESHNDNSLKNPEPFVHTNLVGTYTILEAVRKHGKRLHHISTDEVCGDLELDDPAKFNETTPYSPSSPYSSTKAGSDLLVRAWVRSFGIYATISNCSNNYGPYQHIEKFIPRQITNVLAGIKPKIYGDGKNVRDWIHVDDHNDAVLTIIEKGRKGETYMIGANGEKDNNEVVRTILRHLSKPEDWFERVNDRPGHDRRYAIDWTKLRTELGWEPKLGWDGGIQATIAWYRDNEAWWKPSKAAVEAEYARQGQ
- the rfbA gene encoding glucose-1-phosphate thymidylyltransferase RfbA codes for the protein MKGIILAGGSGTRLYPITQGISKQLMPIYDKPMIYYPLSTLMMAGIRDILIISTEQDMPGFERLLGSGEQIGCNFTYKIQPRPEGLAQAFIIGDDFIGDDKVALILGDNIFYGSDLGSKLKDHTDPDGGVIFAYHVADPERYGVVEFDAHMKAVSIEEKPDKPKSNYAVPGLYFYDNEVVDIAKHIKPSDRGELEITEVNNQYLKRGKLSVGVLDRGTAWLDTGTFASMMQASQFVQVVEERQALKVGCVEEVAWQEGYITDEHLDALAGKLLKSGYGKYLRGLLAER
- a CDS encoding class I SAM-dependent methyltransferase, which produces MKHAASFRDPAGFVFEHRGRLLRQVNAAGVADYDSLMQSGLYEQLTGQHLLIPHREVEIEGLPPDADRRLVIEPDRVRTISYPYEWGFSQLQDAALTTLAVQAEALRHGLTLKDASAYNIQFHEGRPLLIDTLSFEKYTPSSPWAAYRQFCQHFLAPLALMSQVDVDLGKLLLVHLDGVPLPLAAKLLPRRARLSPGLAMHLFLHARAQSRTPQAASAAGPGSHRRLSQSGLEGLVDSLTRTVRGLRWRGGKTEWGDYYNATNYSATAFEHKQAVVASFLDEVRPQTVWDLGANTGQFSRLAGDRGIHTVSFDIDPVAVEANYRLVRDRREPNILPLLLDLTNPSPAIGWANAERSSLAQRGRADLVMALALVHHLAISNNLPLASIAAYFAALGRHLVVEFIPKSDSKVQILLATRPDIFPDYTMAGFERAFAQHFQIVKKLPVKNSERTLYLMENLMEKA
- a CDS encoding NAD(P)-dependent oxidoreductase, which gives rise to MNDSEILIVGAYGQLGKALAERFPGARAVDRDGLDITSVQALEAFDWSGIKYLLNAAAYTNVDGAETPEGRRTAWAINAAAVANLARVAVERDLTVVHVSSETVYDGSQSAHREDEGVAPLGVYAQTKAAGDMAVRVAPKHYIVRTMWLVGDGPNFVKTMMGLAAKNISPRVVGDQVGRLTFSSTLVDAIEVLLKKRADYGIYHVSDDGDVVSWAEVTRAIFRELGRDDLSVTDITTPEYFKDKPTSAPRPLKGDYDLAKIKSAGVKLPDWREELHDYIKREQGKEVKSS
- a CDS encoding M23 family metallopeptidase codes for the protein MHSTVSLRGGQTRPLSPLQVPNRRTAAIGALLTVLAALLLVGAPIIPGATTAGLASVAHADASLAISAPWDSGKTFAVGNPGGEGGGYYGHCCWDSNGNYNATDYYAVDINGPGGGNADCGENVRATNTGIVSAVGTYSPGGISYIRIDHGSIAAGYISEYQHVTDRVAVGTVVSRGDIIAKFGNVGTTFCHLHFVVRHSGTSVAPSPMSGTGLPASGGAYVTSDNSSTPNATPRIATLDAGGNLSVKEGSLGATWTPVASGVSQFQLSPNRIAILDGGGNLSVKEGPLNAPWTTIGTGVTGFHVTDNRIGALFGNTLAIKEGPLGATWTTVSTGVTDFDLSPNRIAVLDSSGGLSVKEGPIGATWTSVASGVGVGKFHVTDTRVGVLWGTDLNIKDGSLGAGWSVVINPTADFRLSSNRIMARQSDGTLYVKEGAIGSSWTLVSGGADGFAVSDTRVEVWGGGNLYVKDGSIGATWALVTTGSVAGGLSQ